In Methanosarcina siciliae T4/M, one genomic interval encodes:
- a CDS encoding formylmethanofuran dehydrogenase subunit A: MSEILIKNASVCDPAQGINCEPMDICIRDGKIVESVSGNAKVIDAAGKLTMAGGFDGHTHSAGKINVGRFINPNDARKNPVPGLSGQVARTEKTRAQVGYNTPNTYAIGYRYAKLGYTTICEAAIPLLAARHTHEEFKEIPILDKMGLSLFGSNWQVMEYIRDKEPEKLAAYIAWGLKASRGYGVKIVNPGGGEAWGWGRNVSGLYDPVPNFDVTPAEILMGLVEANERLQLPHSIHVHCNNLGKPGNYETTIETMKLLEKVKPSRDRQALHVTHVQFNAYAGTSWRDFETGAPMVADYVNGADHLTFDLGQVIFGPAVTMTADGPVEYANSRMLHEKWSNQDIELEDASGVVPLFYSPKSFVNAVQWAIGLELALLVKDPWKIMFTTDSPNGGSFVNYPEAFTYLMSAKRRAEVISGFSKMALDRMVLPGIDRELDFYELAVMTRSTQSKIYSRPEKGNLKVGSDADIAIYDLLPDQVDPSTEYAKVKQAFSGATYTLKGGEIVVKDGEIEATPKGKTYWVNAKVPERVDTAMQKDIDRKFRKYYTVSKANYMVEDSYLQKPVEIETEGVF; the protein is encoded by the coding sequence ATGTCGGAGATTCTGATTAAAAACGCCAGTGTCTGTGACCCTGCGCAGGGAATTAACTGCGAGCCCATGGACATCTGCATCAGAGACGGAAAGATCGTAGAGAGCGTCTCCGGAAATGCTAAGGTAATCGATGCAGCAGGCAAGCTCACCATGGCAGGAGGCTTTGACGGGCACACCCACAGCGCAGGAAAAATTAACGTAGGCCGTTTCATCAATCCGAATGATGCAAGGAAAAACCCTGTACCCGGACTTTCGGGCCAGGTTGCACGCACCGAAAAGACAAGAGCGCAGGTAGGGTACAACACCCCCAATACTTACGCAATCGGGTACAGGTATGCAAAACTCGGGTACACAACTATCTGTGAAGCTGCAATCCCCCTGCTTGCCGCAAGGCACACCCATGAGGAGTTTAAGGAAATCCCTATCCTTGACAAAATGGGGCTTTCTCTCTTCGGGAGCAACTGGCAGGTTATGGAATATATCCGGGACAAGGAACCTGAAAAACTTGCAGCTTACATTGCCTGGGGCCTGAAAGCTTCAAGAGGCTATGGCGTAAAGATTGTAAACCCCGGAGGCGGAGAAGCCTGGGGCTGGGGAAGGAACGTAAGCGGCCTTTACGACCCTGTCCCTAACTTTGATGTAACTCCTGCAGAGATCCTTATGGGGCTCGTAGAAGCTAACGAGCGCCTGCAACTCCCTCACTCCATACACGTGCACTGCAACAACCTCGGAAAGCCCGGAAACTATGAAACCACCATAGAAACCATGAAGCTCCTTGAGAAGGTTAAGCCGAGCCGGGACAGACAGGCCCTGCATGTAACTCACGTGCAGTTCAATGCCTACGCTGGGACTTCCTGGAGGGACTTTGAGACCGGAGCCCCGATGGTTGCAGACTATGTCAACGGGGCGGACCACCTGACTTTTGACCTCGGGCAGGTAATCTTTGGCCCTGCAGTGACAATGACTGCAGACGGACCTGTGGAATACGCAAATTCAAGAATGCTGCACGAAAAATGGAGCAATCAGGACATCGAACTGGAAGATGCGTCCGGAGTCGTTCCTCTGTTTTATTCCCCAAAAAGTTTCGTAAACGCAGTCCAGTGGGCAATAGGGCTTGAACTCGCCCTGCTCGTAAAGGACCCCTGGAAAATCATGTTCACAACCGACAGCCCCAACGGCGGTTCTTTCGTTAACTATCCTGAAGCTTTTACCTACCTTATGAGCGCAAAGAGGAGAGCAGAGGTTATCTCAGGCTTTTCCAAGATGGCTCTTGACAGGATGGTACTGCCCGGGATCGACAGGGAACTGGACTTCTATGAGCTTGCCGTCATGACAAGGAGCACCCAGTCAAAGATATACAGCAGGCCGGAGAAAGGAAACCTGAAAGTTGGCTCGGATGCAGACATTGCAATCTATGACCTCCTGCCTGACCAGGTTGACCCCTCGACAGAGTACGCAAAGGTTAAGCAAGCTTTTTCAGGTGCAACATATACTCTGAAAGGCGGGGAAATCGTTGTAAAGGACGGAGAAATCGAAGCCACCCCGAAAGGAAAAACTTACTGGGTGAATGCGAAAGTTCCGGAAAGAGTCGATACTGCGATGCAGAAAGATATAGACCGCAAATTCAGGAAGTACTACACCGTGAGTAAAGCCAATTATATGGTTGAGGACTCGTACCTCCAGAAGCCTGTTGAAATCGAAACGGAGGGGGTGTTCTAA
- a CDS encoding formylmethanofuran dehydrogenase subunit B: MPVIKDAVCSLCGSLCDDITVTVEDNKITKVENACILGHSKFVGMFEHDRIETPMIRKGGELVPVSYEEAIEAAAKILVNSRRTLSYGWCSTSCETVGGAIQLAEETGSVIDSTANVCHGPSALAAQEKGSPSASLGEIKNRADLIVFWGCNPVHAHPRHMSRYSSFSKGFFTEKGRKGRKMIVVDVRKTDTAKLADKYVEIDQGSDFLLVTALRSIINGHEDVIPETVAGISKAEVLELAETLKNAKFVCIFFGMGVTQSRSKYKNGDAMSSLISDLNQHTKAVMIGMRGHYNVTGFGQVATWETGFPMAIDFARGYPYYNPGETGANDLLVRGEPDAAIIAAADAGAHFPQKAVRHLARIPVIQIDPYANPTTEIADVVIPSAIVGIEAEGTAYRMDAISLRMKKLIDTKFKTDEEIVKDLTAKVRELKRGA, encoded by the coding sequence ATGCCAGTAATTAAAGACGCAGTATGTTCCCTCTGCGGGTCCCTCTGCGACGATATCACGGTCACTGTTGAGGACAACAAGATCACGAAGGTAGAAAACGCCTGCATCCTCGGGCACAGCAAGTTTGTCGGTATGTTCGAACACGACAGGATCGAAACCCCGATGATCAGAAAAGGCGGAGAACTTGTCCCTGTCTCCTATGAAGAGGCAATCGAAGCTGCCGCAAAAATTCTCGTAAATTCCAGGAGGACCCTTTCCTACGGCTGGTGCTCCACCTCCTGTGAAACCGTTGGCGGTGCAATTCAACTTGCCGAAGAAACCGGCTCGGTTATAGATTCTACAGCAAACGTTTGCCACGGGCCGTCAGCCCTTGCTGCCCAGGAAAAAGGTTCTCCTTCAGCTTCCCTTGGAGAAATAAAGAACAGGGCAGATTTAATCGTCTTCTGGGGCTGCAACCCTGTCCATGCCCACCCCAGGCATATGTCCCGTTACTCCAGCTTTTCAAAAGGCTTCTTTACCGAAAAAGGGCGGAAAGGCAGGAAAATGATAGTTGTTGATGTCAGGAAAACTGACACTGCAAAATTGGCTGATAAATACGTAGAGATTGACCAGGGGTCGGACTTTCTTCTCGTTACCGCCCTTCGTTCAATCATAAACGGGCACGAAGACGTTATTCCGGAGACGGTTGCAGGCATCTCAAAGGCTGAAGTCCTTGAACTTGCAGAGACCCTGAAGAATGCAAAGTTCGTCTGTATTTTCTTTGGTATGGGAGTCACCCAATCCCGCTCCAAATACAAGAACGGAGACGCTATGTCCTCTCTGATTTCAGATCTTAACCAGCACACTAAAGCCGTGATGATCGGGATGCGCGGGCACTATAACGTTACCGGTTTCGGGCAGGTAGCTACCTGGGAAACCGGTTTCCCGATGGCAATCGACTTTGCCAGAGGCTATCCATACTACAACCCCGGAGAAACCGGAGCAAACGACTTGCTTGTGCGCGGGGAGCCGGATGCTGCAATTATAGCTGCAGCTGATGCAGGAGCCCACTTCCCGCAAAAAGCAGTCAGGCACCTTGCAAGGATTCCTGTAATCCAGATCGACCCGTATGCCAACCCGACAACCGAAATTGCAGACGTGGTAATCCCATCGGCAATCGTAGGAATCGAAGCCGAAGGTACGGCTTACCGTATGGATGCAATCTCCCTCCGCATGAAGAAACTGATTGATACCAAGTTTAAGACCGACGAAGAAATCGTAAAAGACCTGACTGCAAAGGTCAGGGAACTGAAGAGAGGTGCGTAA
- a CDS encoding molybdopterin dinucleotide binding domain-containing protein produces MKIKTNLISGRTADQGAHLEAKTHKGYFDACAYCELNAADLERLGVSEGDSLKVTTEFGEVVVFAKANDGNPEGLAFIPMGPWANAVLDPDTHGCGMPGFKGVPAEIEATEEKPLEMKALMRKYLED; encoded by the coding sequence ATGAAAATAAAAACAAATCTTATATCCGGAAGGACCGCCGACCAGGGCGCACATCTGGAAGCAAAGACGCATAAAGGCTACTTTGATGCCTGTGCTTACTGCGAGCTGAACGCTGCTGACCTCGAGAGACTGGGTGTCTCGGAAGGTGACAGCCTGAAAGTTACCACCGAATTTGGGGAAGTGGTGGTATTTGCAAAGGCAAACGACGGAAACCCTGAAGGGCTTGCCTTTATTCCCATGGGCCCCTGGGCAAACGCCGTACTGGACCCTGACACCCACGGCTGCGGAATGCCCGGATTCAAAGGTGTCCCTGCTGAAATTGAAGCTACGGAAGAAAAGCCCCTGGAAATGAAGGCCCTTATGAGGAAGTATTTGGAAGACTGA